One window from the genome of Pseudonocardia hierapolitana encodes:
- the glf gene encoding UDP-galactopyranose mutase: MTYAGYDLVVVGSGFFGLTVAERAASELDKRVLVLERRSHIGGNAYSEIEPETGIEIHRYGAHLFHTSNERVWEYVNRFTAFTNYQHRVFARVGDQVYAFPMNLALINQFFGHAHTPDEARALIAEQAGEIDTKDATNLEEKAVSLIGRPLYEAFVKGYTIKQWQTDPTQLDPSIIARLPVRYTFDNRYFNDTYEGLPVDGYTAWLEKMADHPNIEVRLDVDYFEVRDQIPPGTPTVYTGPLDRYFDFSEGELGWRTLDFEQEVVETGDFQGTPVVNYNDADVPYTRILEFRHFHPEREYRTDKTVIVREYSRFAESGDEPYYPINTPDNRAKLQRYRDLARKETANANVVFGGRLGTYKYLDMHMAIGSALTMFENRLRPFLTEGKALSGTESED, translated from the coding sequence GTGACCTACGCGGGATACGACCTCGTCGTCGTCGGTTCCGGCTTCTTCGGCCTCACCGTGGCCGAACGGGCCGCGAGCGAGCTGGACAAGCGGGTGCTCGTCCTCGAACGCCGCTCGCACATCGGTGGCAACGCCTACTCCGAGATCGAACCGGAGACCGGCATCGAGATCCACCGCTACGGCGCCCACCTGTTCCACACCTCGAACGAGCGCGTGTGGGAGTACGTCAACCGCTTCACCGCGTTCACGAACTACCAGCACCGGGTCTTCGCCCGCGTGGGCGACCAGGTCTACGCGTTCCCGATGAACCTGGCGCTGATCAACCAGTTCTTCGGTCACGCGCACACGCCGGACGAGGCGCGCGCCCTGATCGCCGAGCAGGCTGGCGAGATCGACACGAAGGACGCGACGAACCTCGAGGAGAAGGCGGTGTCGCTGATCGGGCGCCCGCTCTACGAGGCGTTCGTCAAGGGTTACACGATCAAGCAGTGGCAGACCGACCCCACGCAGCTCGACCCGTCGATCATCGCGCGGCTGCCGGTGCGGTACACCTTCGACAACCGGTACTTCAACGACACGTACGAGGGCCTGCCGGTCGACGGCTACACCGCGTGGCTCGAGAAGATGGCCGACCACCCGAACATCGAGGTGCGCCTCGACGTCGACTACTTCGAGGTCCGCGACCAGATCCCGCCCGGCACGCCCACCGTCTACACCGGCCCGCTGGACCGCTACTTCGACTTCTCGGAGGGCGAGCTGGGGTGGCGCACGCTCGATTTCGAGCAGGAAGTGGTCGAGACCGGCGACTTCCAGGGCACCCCGGTCGTGAACTACAACGACGCCGACGTGCCCTACACCCGCATCCTGGAGTTCCGGCACTTCCACCCGGAGCGGGAATACCGCACCGACAAGACGGTGATCGTGCGCGAGTACTCCCGGTTCGCGGAGTCCGGCGACGAGCCGTACTACCCGATCAACACGCCGGACAACCGGGCGAAGCTGCAGCGCTACCGCGACCTCGCCCGCAAGGAGACCGCGAACGCGAACGTGGTGTTCGGCGGCCGGCTGGGAACGTACAAGTACCTCGACATGCACATGGCGATCGGCTCGGCCCTGACGATGTTCGAGAACCGCCTGCGCCCCTTCCTCACCGAGGGCAAGGCGTTGTCGGGCACCGAGTCGGAGGACTGA
- a CDS encoding glycosyltransferase family 2 protein translates to MTTVDGRRNEDVWVVIPVFNEAPVLESVVRQVLTVFPNVVCVDDGSGDGSAEAVLRTGAHLVRHPVNLGQGAALQTGLTYARVQPGAQYFVTYDADGQHRLEDASAMVDVARSGASDVVLGTRFADHADSVPLIKRFVLRLAVLLSPAGRKLRLTDAHNGLRVLTRPVADSLQITMNGMAHASEIVSYLGRSKWRVREIPVSIQYTEYSRSKGQSLLNGVNILFDLSVRHRGG, encoded by the coding sequence GTGACCACCGTCGACGGCAGGCGCAACGAGGACGTCTGGGTCGTCATCCCGGTCTTCAACGAGGCGCCGGTGCTGGAGTCCGTCGTGCGGCAGGTACTGACGGTCTTCCCGAACGTGGTGTGCGTCGACGACGGCAGCGGCGACGGATCGGCCGAGGCCGTGCTGCGCACCGGCGCCCATCTCGTGCGCCACCCGGTGAACCTCGGTCAAGGCGCGGCCCTCCAGACCGGCCTGACCTACGCCCGGGTGCAGCCGGGCGCGCAGTACTTCGTCACCTACGACGCCGACGGCCAGCACCGGCTCGAGGACGCCTCCGCGATGGTCGATGTCGCCCGGTCCGGGGCATCCGACGTCGTGCTCGGCACCAGGTTCGCCGACCATGCCGACTCGGTGCCGCTGATCAAGCGGTTCGTGCTGCGGCTCGCGGTGCTGCTCAGCCCTGCGGGTCGCAAGCTGCGTCTCACCGACGCGCACAACGGCCTGCGTGTGCTCACCCGGCCCGTGGCCGACAGCCTGCAGATCACCATGAACGGCATGGCCCACGCCTCGGAGATCGTCTCGTACCTGGGACGCTCGAAGTGGCGCGTGCGGGAGATCCCCGTGTCGATCCAGTACACCGAATACTCCCGAAGCAAGGGACAGTCGCTGCTCAACGGCGTCAACATCCTCTTCGACCTGTCCGTCCGCCACCGAGGAGGCTGA
- a CDS encoding DUF2304 domain-containing protein, producing the protein MLIQFVLVLAVLTILYVFVRRSHAIYVQASKRIALVLFALANVYAVMRPDDLTAIARMLGVGRGTDLVLYALVVAFMAGMFSMYQRFRVVDRRYTELARTVAIREAELINRERGLHSAQVVSIATGDGDRAPVVSEESAR; encoded by the coding sequence GTGCTCATCCAGTTCGTCCTCGTGCTCGCGGTCCTGACGATCCTGTACGTCTTCGTCCGCCGCTCCCACGCGATCTATGTGCAGGCGAGCAAGCGGATTGCGCTCGTGCTGTTCGCCTTGGCGAACGTCTACGCCGTGATGCGGCCCGACGACCTCACCGCGATCGCCCGCATGCTCGGCGTCGGGCGGGGCACCGACCTCGTGCTGTACGCGCTGGTCGTGGCATTCATGGCCGGCATGTTCAGCATGTACCAGCGCTTCCGCGTGGTCGACCGGCGCTACACCGAGCTCGCCCGCACGGTGGCCATCCGGGAGGCGGAGCTGATCAACCGGGAGCGGGGCCTCCACTCGGCGCAGGTCGTCAGCATCGCCACCGGCGATGGTGACCGGGCGCCGGTGGTGAGCGAGGAATCCGCCCGGTGA
- a CDS encoding glycosyltransferase family 2 protein → MTTVDVMLPHYGRLDLVRATIRSVLAQDDPNWRLTVLDDTGESADDALADWCAGLDDKRVHYQLNPRNLGINRNFQQCVDRVEHELAVIIGNDDLMLPGYIGTVRRAHAAHPEAAIIQPGVEVVGADGAPARSLVDLGKRWVYAPRVSGATVLAGQELAVSLLRGNWLYFPSICWRSEPLRRTGFREGVDVVQDLALVLDLVLDGESLLVEPTTCFRYRRHDASVSSAHAADGRRFAEERTFFLETADRMAARGWPRAARAARRHLSSRINALTRLPAAARHGGLGGVRALARHAFGA, encoded by the coding sequence GTGACGACCGTGGACGTCATGCTGCCCCACTACGGGCGGCTCGACCTGGTGCGGGCGACCATCCGCAGCGTTCTCGCCCAGGACGATCCGAACTGGCGGCTCACGGTCCTCGACGACACCGGCGAGTCGGCCGACGACGCGCTCGCCGACTGGTGCGCAGGCCTCGACGACAAGCGGGTGCACTACCAGCTCAACCCCCGCAACCTGGGCATCAACCGCAACTTCCAGCAGTGCGTCGACCGGGTCGAGCACGAGCTCGCCGTGATCATCGGAAACGACGACCTCATGCTCCCCGGCTACATCGGCACCGTGCGGCGCGCGCACGCCGCGCACCCCGAGGCCGCGATCATCCAGCCCGGCGTCGAGGTGGTGGGGGCCGACGGCGCGCCCGCGCGTTCACTGGTGGACCTGGGCAAGCGGTGGGTCTACGCGCCCCGGGTCAGCGGCGCCACCGTGCTCGCCGGGCAGGAGCTCGCGGTGAGCCTGCTGCGGGGCAACTGGCTGTACTTCCCGTCGATCTGCTGGCGGTCCGAGCCGCTGCGCCGCACCGGGTTCCGCGAGGGCGTCGACGTCGTGCAGGACCTCGCCCTCGTGCTCGATCTCGTGCTCGACGGCGAGTCGCTGCTCGTCGAACCCACCACCTGCTTCCGCTACCGGCGCCACGACGCGTCCGTGTCCTCCGCGCACGCCGCCGATGGCAGGCGCTTCGCCGAGGAGCGCACGTTCTTCCTGGAGACGGCCGACCGGATGGCGGCGCGGGGCTGGCCACGCGCCGCGCGTGCCGCCCGCAGGCACCTGTCGTCGCGGATCAACGCGCTGACCCGGCTGCCCGCCGCGGCCCGGCACGGTGGTCTCGGCGGCGTTCGCGCACTGGCCCGCCACGCCTTCGGCGCGTGA
- a CDS encoding DUF6541 family protein has product MGAGVVALYVLTLWAPGLFLGGLAGLRGWTLAASAPLLTYAVAGLFGPIFAALGIAWSPTSAGLLLVVLCAVAVLVRFAIRQRFGPADRTGTPVWSLSTHAVVVAALAWIVVLGGTVIWSGLGQLTAIPQDWDAAFHANGIRWIADTGDSSLVGMAKVNWYEDEVEVFYPNAYHLLAAVILRITGADVPTVLNAHTVLLPGMGALAIVALVHRFGGRAVLAVASAGCSIAITSFYDMLWRGPLLPFVTGAVLVPLAAVLLVDVLDAHGRRQIGRGLLFGSGLLGMIALNPATLFTAAVFAMPAVVQRWAGKPRLLRREPLVVLAAGAVGAVLALPQVLGSIGSASGEPVHDWPAELTQSEAFGELLALAHDGLHPQWWLVLVTAIGIAALRRLGALRWVFASGFVFGAMFVLSASSDELWVNTITRPWWNDQWRLMGLCVVPVAVLAGHGLAELQRHAAAGVTTLADKVGAGPPVLARNAATAVATTLVLALFVVASEDLYLGRNVARMRLSAPDGPVVTSLEADAMRVLATLVPPDQRVMNDRGDGSVWMYAIAGVHPVAGFYNFSGIGEDALMLNTRFNRYPVDRSVRAAVARLNISYVMLGRGFVRTDWRRAPGLLGLEDAPWLQAVYRNKDAVIYRIRARPG; this is encoded by the coding sequence GTGGGCGCAGGCGTGGTGGCGCTGTACGTGCTGACACTCTGGGCTCCGGGCCTGTTCCTCGGCGGGCTCGCCGGTCTGCGCGGCTGGACGCTCGCCGCGTCGGCACCGCTGCTCACCTACGCCGTCGCCGGGTTGTTCGGGCCGATCTTCGCCGCTCTCGGCATCGCGTGGTCGCCGACGAGCGCCGGACTGCTCCTCGTGGTGCTGTGCGCCGTCGCGGTGCTCGTGCGGTTCGCCATCCGGCAGCGGTTCGGCCCGGCGGACCGCACCGGAACGCCGGTGTGGAGCCTCTCGACGCACGCCGTCGTGGTCGCGGCGCTCGCCTGGATCGTCGTACTGGGCGGCACCGTGATCTGGTCGGGCCTCGGGCAGCTCACCGCGATCCCCCAGGACTGGGACGCCGCCTTCCACGCCAACGGGATCCGGTGGATCGCCGACACCGGCGACAGCAGCCTCGTCGGGATGGCCAAGGTCAACTGGTACGAGGACGAGGTCGAGGTCTTCTACCCCAACGCCTACCACCTGCTGGCCGCGGTGATCCTGCGGATCACCGGTGCGGACGTCCCCACCGTCCTCAACGCCCACACCGTGCTGCTGCCCGGGATGGGCGCGCTCGCCATCGTCGCGCTGGTGCACCGGTTCGGTGGCCGGGCCGTGCTCGCCGTGGCGTCGGCGGGCTGCAGCATCGCGATCACCTCGTTCTACGACATGCTGTGGCGCGGACCGCTGCTGCCGTTCGTCACCGGCGCGGTGCTGGTGCCACTGGCCGCCGTGCTGCTGGTGGACGTCCTCGACGCCCATGGACGGCGGCAGATCGGGCGCGGGCTGCTGTTCGGTTCGGGACTGCTCGGCATGATCGCGCTCAACCCGGCCACCCTGTTCACCGCGGCCGTCTTCGCCATGCCGGCGGTGGTGCAGCGCTGGGCGGGCAAGCCACGCCTGCTGCGGCGTGAGCCACTGGTCGTGCTCGCCGCGGGGGCCGTCGGCGCGGTGCTCGCGCTGCCCCAGGTGCTCGGCTCGATCGGCAGCGCGTCGGGCGAGCCGGTGCACGACTGGCCTGCGGAGCTGACGCAGTCCGAGGCCTTCGGCGAGCTGCTGGCGCTCGCGCACGACGGCCTCCACCCCCAGTGGTGGCTCGTGCTCGTCACCGCCATCGGCATCGCAGCGCTCCGCAGGCTGGGCGCCCTGCGCTGGGTCTTCGCATCGGGGTTCGTGTTCGGCGCGATGTTCGTGCTCTCCGCATCGTCGGACGAGTTGTGGGTCAACACGATCACCCGGCCCTGGTGGAACGACCAGTGGCGGCTCATGGGGCTGTGCGTCGTGCCCGTCGCCGTGCTGGCCGGACACGGCCTCGCCGAGCTGCAGCGCCACGCGGCCGCAGGCGTCACGACGCTGGCGGACAAGGTCGGCGCCGGGCCGCCCGTCCTCGCCCGCAACGCGGCGACAGCCGTCGCGACCACCCTGGTGCTGGCGCTGTTCGTGGTGGCGAGCGAGGACCTGTACCTGGGCCGCAACGTGGCCCGGATGCGCCTGTCCGCCCCGGACGGCCCCGTCGTGACGTCCCTCGAGGCCGACGCGATGCGCGTGCTCGCGACGCTGGTGCCGCCCGACCAGCGCGTCATGAACGACCGGGGCGACGGCTCGGTGTGGATGTACGCGATCGCGGGCGTGCACCCCGTCGCCGGGTTCTACAACTTCTCCGGCATCGGGGAGGACGCCCTGATGCTGAACACGCGCTTCAACCGCTACCCGGTGGACCGGTCGGTACGGGCGGCGGTCGCGCGCCTCAACATCTCGTACGTGATGCTCGGGCGCGGTTTCGTCCGCACCGACTGGCGCCGGGCTCCGGGGCTGCTCGGGCTGGAGGACGCCCCCTGGCTCCAGGCCGTCTACCGGAACAAGGACGCGGTCATCTACCGGATCAGGGCACGGCCCGGCTGA
- a CDS encoding serine hydrolase domain-containing protein, translating to MPTTLETMTISTARTAQEAVQRRLDDLVESGVELGAQVAAYLGDELVVHAWAGTADPATGQLVDGRTLFPVFSVGKGIVATAVHRLVERDALHYDTRLAELWPEFAAGGKDAITVAHVLEHSAGIPYFPTGLTPDDLADHDRVVSLIAGLEPAWEPGTKTGYHSLTFGYLMAEVVRRATGRAIDEVVRTELAEPLGIEDELFIVPPTDQADRLADIDAAAFVALQAQLPGGNAFQRAVGGILADSIVPRRIAPAGRSWSMDAFLPFSATMTARAGAALYGALANGGGRLLSPERVALATRIRRRDTDQIIGAPALKSLGYLHADPVSGGDETAFGFGGLGGAEAYADPQRRLGFAFTHNRLTPPTAEESAPGLAALLRESLGVDGAH from the coding sequence GTGCCCACCACACTCGAGACCATGACGATCTCGACGGCGCGCACGGCCCAGGAGGCCGTCCAACGCCGGCTCGACGACCTGGTCGAATCGGGGGTCGAGCTCGGCGCGCAGGTCGCCGCGTACCTCGGAGACGAGCTCGTGGTCCACGCCTGGGCGGGGACGGCGGATCCGGCCACCGGACAGCTCGTCGACGGGAGGACTCTGTTCCCGGTCTTCTCCGTCGGCAAGGGGATCGTGGCCACCGCGGTGCACCGGCTGGTGGAGCGCGACGCGCTGCACTACGACACCAGGCTTGCCGAGCTGTGGCCGGAGTTCGCCGCCGGCGGCAAGGACGCGATCACCGTCGCCCACGTGCTCGAGCACAGCGCGGGGATCCCCTACTTCCCCACCGGCCTGACCCCGGACGACCTGGCCGACCACGACCGGGTCGTGTCGCTGATCGCCGGCCTCGAGCCGGCCTGGGAGCCCGGTACGAAGACCGGCTACCACAGCCTGACGTTCGGCTACCTCATGGCGGAGGTCGTTCGGCGAGCGACAGGGCGCGCCATCGACGAGGTCGTTCGGACCGAGCTGGCCGAACCGCTGGGGATCGAGGACGAGCTGTTCATCGTGCCGCCCACCGATCAGGCGGACCGGCTCGCCGACATCGACGCGGCGGCGTTCGTCGCGCTCCAGGCGCAGCTCCCCGGCGGGAACGCGTTCCAGCGAGCGGTGGGCGGGATCCTGGCGGACTCGATCGTGCCGAGACGGATCGCCCCGGCCGGCCGGAGCTGGAGCATGGACGCCTTCCTGCCGTTCAGCGCGACGATGACGGCACGCGCTGGCGCGGCCCTGTACGGGGCGTTGGCGAACGGAGGCGGGCGGCTGCTCTCCCCGGAACGGGTCGCGCTCGCCACCCGCATCCGCCGACGCGACACCGACCAGATCATCGGCGCGCCCGCGCTGAAGTCCCTCGGCTACCTGCACGCCGACCCGGTGTCCGGCGGGGACGAGACGGCCTTCGGGTTCGGCGGCCTCGGCGGCGCCGAGGCCTACGCCGACCCGCAGCGGCGGCTGGGCTTCGCCTTCACCCACAACCGCCTCACCCCGCCGACGGCCGAGGAGAGCGCGCCCGGGCTGGCTGCGCTGCTGAGGGAGAGCCTCGGCGTGGACGGCGCGCACTGA
- a CDS encoding NAD-dependent epimerase/dehydratase family protein: protein MRAVVTGGAGFIGSNLVDSLVADGADVLVLDDLSHGSAANLAGSPAAELVELDVRDEAGVRRAVTGFAPDLVFHLAAQIDVRKSMADPATDTAVNVLGSVNVFSAALAAGVRRVVNTSTGGAIYGETDVVPTPETTPTDPLSAYGLGKRTVERYGSWFRRNHGLDVVTLRYGNVYGPRQDPRGDAGVIAIFCDRVLAGQRPTVFGDGRQTRDYVFVGDIVAANRAAAAATDLPHEVYNVGTGTEVDVLTLAEAVAAAAGAVDFTPEFLPARQGEVLRSCLDVSRARAELGLPPPTGLTDGLRATLDWVRTLPREPSA, encoded by the coding sequence GTGCGCGCCGTAGTGACCGGTGGGGCCGGGTTCATCGGCTCCAACCTCGTGGACTCCCTCGTCGCCGACGGCGCCGACGTCCTCGTGCTCGACGACCTCAGCCACGGCTCGGCCGCCAACCTGGCAGGCTCCCCCGCCGCCGAGCTGGTGGAGCTCGACGTGCGCGACGAGGCGGGGGTGCGGCGGGCCGTCACCGGGTTCGCGCCGGACCTGGTGTTCCACCTCGCGGCGCAGATCGACGTGCGGAAGTCGATGGCCGATCCGGCCACCGACACCGCGGTCAACGTCCTCGGCTCGGTCAACGTCTTCTCCGCTGCCCTCGCGGCGGGCGTGCGGCGGGTCGTGAACACCTCCACCGGAGGCGCGATCTACGGCGAGACCGACGTCGTCCCCACCCCGGAGACCACCCCCACCGATCCGCTGTCGGCGTACGGGCTGGGCAAGCGCACCGTCGAGCGGTACGGCAGCTGGTTCCGGCGCAACCACGGGCTCGACGTCGTGACGCTGCGCTACGGCAACGTGTACGGGCCGCGGCAGGACCCGCGCGGCGACGCGGGCGTCATCGCGATCTTCTGCGACCGGGTGCTCGCGGGGCAGCGGCCCACCGTGTTCGGGGACGGCCGGCAGACCCGCGACTACGTGTTCGTCGGGGACATCGTCGCGGCCAACCGGGCGGCCGCCGCGGCGACCGACCTCCCGCACGAGGTCTACAACGTGGGCACCGGCACCGAGGTCGACGTGCTCACCCTCGCCGAGGCCGTGGCCGCCGCGGCAGGCGCCGTCGATTTCACGCCCGAGTTCCTGCCGGCGCGGCAGGGCGAAGTGCTGCGCAGCTGCCTCGACGTCTCCCGGGCCCGCGCCGAGCTCGGGCTTCCCCCGCCGACCGGCCTGACCGACGGGCTGCGCGCCACGCTCGACTGGGTGCGCACCCTCCCCCGGGAGCCGTCCGCATGA
- a CDS encoding lipopolysaccharide biosynthesis protein, which yields MIPARRLGTAAHLAAGLGVLGAAGYAFVAVVGHVFHGPADAGALSALISLYMLVNIIGPGVFAALEQETSRAVSSAAARGEPLRPVARRAAVLALWSFAALVAVVLVAWPLVLGRVLEWRPGLFAALLVAIAGSGAVYWARGVLGGQQRFTAYARTLYVEGAVRLLPCLALLVFALEEPSAYGFAFAVGSALAALSVWPALKLPATEVTTSPDGMGRSLLYLAGAIALSQLLANIAPVVVTYRLPHDLVTAAVFGSTFVLARVPLFLFAPVQAVLLPQVTRAAAMGRHDELTRKLWQVLGLVAGLGALGLAGCVWLGPWAAEHLFNTAYRPSVATLALLGTATLVMMLALVVQPTLVALARQRTVTIGWIAGSIVFLVVLVVGPEPIAAALVAQLVGPLVVLAVLLVGVLRALRVPGTGVGASPATGRR from the coding sequence GTGATCCCCGCACGCCGACTCGGCACCGCGGCGCATCTCGCCGCGGGGCTCGGGGTGCTCGGTGCTGCGGGCTACGCGTTCGTCGCCGTGGTCGGCCACGTGTTCCACGGCCCGGCCGACGCCGGCGCGCTCAGCGCCCTCATCTCGCTCTACATGCTCGTCAACATCATCGGGCCCGGGGTGTTCGCCGCGCTCGAGCAGGAGACCAGCCGCGCGGTCAGCTCCGCCGCGGCCCGTGGGGAGCCCCTGCGCCCGGTCGCGCGTCGCGCCGCGGTGCTCGCGCTGTGGTCGTTCGCCGCGCTCGTCGCGGTCGTGCTCGTGGCGTGGCCGCTCGTGCTGGGGCGGGTCCTCGAATGGCGCCCCGGCCTCTTCGCCGCGCTGCTCGTCGCGATCGCGGGGTCGGGGGCCGTGTACTGGGCGCGCGGCGTGCTCGGTGGGCAGCAGCGCTTCACCGCGTACGCGCGCACCCTCTACGTCGAGGGCGCGGTGCGGCTCCTGCCCTGCCTCGCCCTGCTGGTGTTCGCGCTGGAGGAGCCCTCCGCGTACGGCTTCGCCTTCGCCGTCGGCTCGGCGCTGGCGGCCCTGAGCGTCTGGCCGGCGCTGAAGCTCCCGGCGACGGAGGTCACGACGAGCCCCGACGGCATGGGCCGCTCGCTGCTGTACCTCGCCGGGGCGATCGCGCTCAGCCAGCTGCTGGCCAACATCGCCCCCGTCGTCGTCACCTACCGGTTGCCACACGACCTCGTGACCGCGGCCGTCTTCGGGTCGACGTTCGTGCTCGCCCGCGTGCCGCTGTTCCTGTTCGCCCCGGTACAGGCGGTGCTGCTGCCACAGGTCACCCGGGCGGCGGCGATGGGCCGCCACGACGAGCTGACGCGCAAGCTGTGGCAGGTGCTCGGGCTGGTGGCCGGTCTCGGCGCACTCGGGCTGGCCGGCTGCGTGTGGCTCGGCCCGTGGGCCGCCGAGCACCTGTTCAACACCGCGTACCGCCCGTCGGTGGCCACGCTCGCCCTGCTCGGCACGGCCACGCTGGTGATGATGCTTGCGCTCGTCGTGCAGCCCACGCTCGTCGCGCTCGCCCGGCAGCGCACGGTCACGATCGGGTGGATCGCCGGTTCGATCGTGTTCCTCGTGGTACTGGTGGTAGGGCCGGAGCCGATCGCGGCAGCCCTCGTGGCCCAGCTCGTCGGCCCGCTCGTGGTGCTCGCGGTGCTGCTGGTCGGGGTGCTGCGGGCCCTGCGTGTGCCCGGCACCGGCGTGGGTGCATCGCCCGCCACGGGACGCCGGTAG
- a CDS encoding MFS transporter, translating into MPDAGTLRRLAVPVFLPAAVFGIGQGAAVPVVALQARELGASVGAAGVIVALLGLGMVLGDLPAGRIVSRIGERSAVLLGSGIGAVGAALCLLSWTPVVLGVGVGMYGVASAVWALARQAYIIEMVPTAMRARALSTMAGLSRLGMLIGPFLGAAVVYALGPRGGFLVELVAVVVAGALMAAMPALESDRRSTGPTQKLRSVLVAHREVLRTLGANALVMGASRASRTAVLPLWADHIGLDATTTSLLFGVGAALDVALSYPAGRWMDRRGRRPVAVGSLVAFAAAHLALPLTGDVIALGAVAVLMGVANGLSNGLIMTLGADAAPRDGRAEFLGAFRLCHDVGSLAGPLVLAAVAAVATLGVGSVALGALSALGAAGMARWVPRSRHDSHTASGNARYDMGRARGSRHGYRKD; encoded by the coding sequence ATGCCCGATGCCGGGACGCTGCGCCGCCTCGCCGTCCCGGTGTTCCTGCCCGCCGCGGTGTTCGGCATCGGGCAGGGCGCCGCGGTCCCGGTGGTGGCGCTGCAGGCCCGCGAGCTCGGCGCGTCGGTGGGCGCCGCGGGCGTCATCGTCGCCCTCCTCGGGCTCGGGATGGTGCTCGGCGACCTCCCTGCGGGCCGGATCGTTTCCCGCATCGGCGAGCGCTCGGCGGTGCTGCTGGGAAGCGGGATCGGCGCCGTCGGGGCGGCGCTCTGCCTGCTGTCCTGGACACCGGTGGTGCTCGGCGTCGGCGTCGGCATGTACGGCGTGGCGAGCGCGGTGTGGGCACTGGCGCGGCAGGCCTACATCATCGAGATGGTGCCGACGGCGATGCGGGCACGGGCGCTGTCGACGATGGCCGGGCTCAGCCGACTCGGCATGCTGATCGGACCGTTCCTCGGGGCGGCCGTCGTGTACGCGCTGGGCCCACGAGGCGGCTTCCTCGTCGAGCTGGTGGCCGTGGTCGTGGCCGGGGCGTTGATGGCGGCGATGCCCGCACTCGAGTCGGACCGGCGCAGCACGGGGCCGACGCAGAAGCTGCGGAGCGTCCTGGTCGCCCACCGCGAGGTGCTGCGCACCCTCGGCGCGAACGCCCTGGTCATGGGCGCCTCACGCGCCTCCCGCACCGCCGTGCTGCCGCTGTGGGCCGACCACATCGGCCTCGACGCGACCACCACCAGCCTGCTCTTCGGCGTCGGCGCCGCCCTCGACGTCGCGCTGTCCTACCCCGCCGGACGGTGGATGGACCGGCGCGGACGCCGGCCCGTCGCCGTCGGTTCGCTGGTGGCGTTCGCCGCCGCGCACCTGGCCCTGCCGCTCACGGGCGACGTGATCGCGCTCGGCGCCGTCGCCGTGCTGATGGGCGTCGCGAACGGGCTGAGCAACGGCCTCATCATGACCCTGGGCGCCGACGCCGCACCCCGGGACGGGCGGGCGGAGTTCCTCGGCGCGTTCCGCCTGTGCCACGACGTCGGCAGCCTCGCCGGCCCCCTGGTGCTCGCCGCCGTCGCCGCCGTGGCCACGCTCGGTGTGGGCTCCGTCGCGCTCGGCGCACTTTCGGCGCTGGGCGCGGCGGGCATGGCGCGATGGGTGCCCCGATCTCGACACGATTCGCACACGGCGTCCGGTAACGCCCGATACGACATGGGCCGCGCACGGGGCTCACGGCACGGCTACCGCAAGGATTGA
- a CDS encoding class I SAM-dependent methyltransferase yields the protein MTAPEGRPRTDAPDYAERLKNLEQARWKRWLDVQAPYRWNIRRLELGRTLDVGCGLGRNLAHLGGEGVGVDHNAASVAVARERGLVAYTSEEFPTSAHARGGSFDSLLAAHVVEHMSEEDAVGLLRTYLPFVRKGGKVVLITPQEKGYATDATHVRFCGFAEVAALCETVGLTVARQYSFPFPRPVGRVFPYNEFVTLARI from the coding sequence GTGACTGCGCCAGAGGGTCGGCCGCGTACCGACGCCCCCGACTACGCCGAACGCCTGAAGAACCTGGAGCAGGCGCGGTGGAAGCGATGGCTCGACGTGCAGGCGCCGTACCGCTGGAACATCCGCAGGCTCGAACTCGGCCGCACCCTCGACGTGGGCTGCGGCCTCGGGCGCAACCTGGCCCACCTCGGCGGCGAGGGGGTCGGGGTCGACCACAACGCGGCTTCGGTGGCGGTGGCCCGGGAGCGCGGTCTGGTGGCGTACACCTCCGAGGAGTTCCCCACCAGCGCACACGCGCGTGGGGGTTCGTTCGACAGCCTGCTGGCCGCGCACGTCGTCGAGCACATGTCCGAAGAGGACGCCGTCGGGCTGCTGCGGACCTACCTCCCGTTCGTGCGCAAGGGCGGCAAGGTCGTGCTGATCACCCCCCAGGAGAAGGGGTACGCCACCGACGCCACACACGTCCGGTTCTGCGGGTTCGCCGAGGTCGCGGCGCTGTGCGAGACGGTGGGGCTGACGGTTGCCCGGCAGTACTCCTTCCCGTTCCCGCGCCCGGTGGGGCGGGTGTTCCCGTACAACGAGTTCGTCACCCTCGCCCGAATCTGA